The Sulfurimonas lithotrophica genome includes a region encoding these proteins:
- a CDS encoding AMP-binding protein, whose amino-acid sequence MHYPYENIKDFTLRSFLQRSASVYPQRPFVSYVGNTPITYDEFYKNVLHTSNQLKELGIKKDDKVLLLSENMPNWSIAYFSIVYIGAVVVPVLPDFHPSDVHHIIRHAEVNGVFVSEKHQQTIEEFEHKEIDFVINLESLSIIDELSNEKYIQKHKKLAQKNPDNFTDENIFIDDNDLACIIYTSGTTGHSKGVMLTHKNLTTNAMSTHSIIDITPNDIFLSILPLSHVFEGTVGMLVPMLHGSSVQYIKKTPTPSVLLKAFEVAKPTFILSVPLVIEKIYKNKVLSKFNSSLVTKNLYKVPYFRKKLNKIAAKKLVKTFGGRLRFFAIGGAGVPGYVEQFLHEGDFPYIVGYGLTETSPLLCATPSTMKTKIKSTGPSMYGVEIDIRNKHNITGEGEIFARSPSVMIGYYKDKEKTKEVLDADGWFHTGDLGYIDDEGYLFISGRSKNMILGPSGENIYPEQIESIINEHELVLDSLMLEQNGKLIAKIHLDYEKIDELYHGESKSSDEVLENINILLEEMRQEVNSKVSSFSRMVKFEEQREPFIKTPTKKIKRYLYQN is encoded by the coding sequence ATGCACTACCCATATGAAAATATTAAAGACTTTACTTTACGCTCATTTTTGCAACGTTCGGCATCCGTTTATCCGCAAAGACCTTTTGTATCTTATGTCGGAAATACGCCTATAACATATGATGAGTTCTACAAAAATGTACTTCATACCTCAAACCAACTTAAAGAACTCGGAATTAAAAAAGATGACAAAGTGCTACTGCTGAGTGAAAATATGCCAAACTGGAGCATTGCTTATTTTTCAATAGTATATATCGGTGCAGTTGTAGTTCCGGTCCTTCCAGACTTTCATCCTTCAGATGTTCATCATATAATCAGACATGCAGAGGTAAACGGAGTTTTTGTTTCGGAAAAACATCAACAAACTATAGAAGAGTTTGAACATAAGGAGATAGATTTTGTCATAAACTTAGAATCATTAAGTATTATTGATGAATTAAGTAATGAAAAATATATTCAAAAACATAAAAAATTAGCACAAAAAAATCCTGATAACTTCACAGATGAAAATATTTTTATTGATGATAACGACTTAGCGTGTATAATTTATACATCAGGAACGACAGGACACTCCAAAGGTGTGATGCTCACACATAAAAATCTTACGACAAATGCCATGAGTACACATTCAATAATAGATATAACTCCAAACGATATATTTTTATCTATATTACCCCTCTCACACGTCTTTGAAGGAACAGTCGGGATGCTTGTCCCAATGCTTCACGGTTCTAGTGTGCAGTATATTAAAAAAACACCGACACCGAGTGTACTTTTAAAGGCTTTTGAAGTTGCCAAACCAACATTTATTCTGAGCGTACCTTTGGTAATAGAAAAGATATATAAAAATAAAGTTCTATCTAAATTCAATTCCTCTTTGGTCACAAAAAATCTCTATAAAGTCCCTTATTTTAGAAAAAAATTAAACAAGATAGCTGCAAAAAAATTAGTTAAAACTTTTGGCGGAAGACTCCGTTTTTTTGCTATAGGCGGTGCAGGAGTTCCGGGATATGTTGAACAGTTTTTACATGAAGGCGATTTTCCTTATATAGTGGGTTATGGACTTACAGAAACATCACCTCTTCTTTGTGCTACACCAAGTACTATGAAAACAAAAATAAAATCAACCGGACCTTCAATGTACGGAGTTGAAATTGACATAAGAAACAAACATAACATTACTGGTGAAGGAGAAATTTTTGCACGAAGTCCCAGTGTTATGATCGGTTACTACAAAGATAAAGAAAAAACCAAAGAAGTTTTAGATGCCGACGGGTGGTTTCATACGGGAGATTTAGGTTATATAGATGATGAAGGATACCTTTTTATAAGCGGTAGAAGTAAAAATATGATTTTAGGACCAAGCGGTGAAAATATATATCCAGAACAAATAGAATCAATAATAAATGAGCATGAACTTGTACTTGACTCGCTTATGCTCGAGCAAAACGGAAAATTAATAGCTAAAATTCACCTCGATTATGAAAAAATAGATGAACTATATCACGGTGAAAGTAAAAGCAGTGATGAAGTATTGGAGAATATAAATATTCTCTTAGAAGAGATGCGTCAAGAAGTAAACTCTAAAGTATCTTCATTCTCCAGAATGGTTAAGTTTGAAGAACAGCGTGAACCTTTTATAAAAACTCCCACCAAAAAAATAAAAAGGTATCTTTATCAAAATTAA
- a CDS encoding PAS domain-containing protein produces the protein MQTDFDMFYETKVPEDELIVSRTDFSGKITYVNETFAEISGYKPEELIGKPHNVIRHPDMPKSVFDNLWETIKKGDVWHGYVKNRRKDGGYYWVYARVSTVKKDGVPTEYKSVREPVLKEKAIEMQNLYDKLRAEEEGKTRVVLYIDNDKLDTAKKLEE, from the coding sequence ATGCAAACTGATTTTGATATGTTTTACGAAACCAAAGTACCTGAAGATGAACTAATAGTATCCCGCACCGATTTTTCGGGCAAAATAACTTATGTAAATGAAACATTTGCCGAAATTTCAGGATATAAGCCGGAAGAACTTATTGGGAAACCACATAATGTAATAAGACATCCTGATATGCCAAAGTCCGTGTTTGACAATTTATGGGAGACTATAAAAAAAGGCGATGTTTGGCATGGCTATGTTAAAAATCGACGTAAAGACGGTGGTTATTATTGGGTGTATGCCAGAGTTTCTACTGTAAAAAAAGACGGTGTTCCAACAGAATATAAATCAGTTAGAGAACCTGTTTTAAAAGAAAAAGCCATTGAGATGCAAAATTTATACGATAAGCTTCGTGCAGAGGAAGAAGGAAAAACCAGAGTTGTTTTATATATTGACAACGACAAATTAGATACTGCAAAAAAACTAGAAGAATAA
- a CDS encoding manganese-dependent inorganic pyrophosphatase — MSTYIFGHSNPDSDSIVGAISLSYLKNQLGEDCIPTRQGKISAETEFILNKFDGVEPELKTSYAGESVYLVDFSDYGQAPEDIKEATILGIVDHHKLGDITTSTPLECWIRPIGCSNTVIYEMYKSFNVEIPKNIAGMMMCAILSDTVIFKSPTCTKVDTKAVKELAKIAGVEDYKALGMEMFLVKSAVDGATARDLNTRDYKAFEMNGVKVGVNQLEVVDLSVFDDKKDMIFEDMAKMKEEEGLHTMLVLLTDIMKEGSQLLCISDDVSKVENAFNCKLEDNQVWLDGVLSRKKQVIPFLQPQF; from the coding sequence ATGTCAACATATATTTTTGGTCATTCAAATCCCGATAGCGATTCAATTGTAGGTGCTATCTCTCTCTCATATTTAAAAAATCAGCTTGGTGAAGATTGTATCCCTACGCGTCAGGGAAAAATATCTGCCGAAACAGAATTTATACTAAACAAATTTGATGGAGTTGAGCCTGAGTTAAAAACATCTTATGCAGGTGAGTCTGTATATTTAGTAGATTTTTCCGACTACGGTCAAGCACCTGAAGATATTAAAGAAGCTACAATACTCGGTATAGTCGATCATCATAAATTAGGAGATATTACTACATCTACTCCGTTAGAGTGTTGGATTAGACCGATAGGTTGTTCAAATACCGTGATTTATGAGATGTATAAATCTTTTAATGTTGAGATTCCAAAAAATATTGCAGGTATGATGATGTGTGCAATACTTAGTGATACGGTTATCTTTAAATCTCCTACATGTACAAAAGTCGATACAAAAGCCGTTAAAGAGTTGGCAAAAATTGCAGGTGTTGAAGATTATAAAGCACTTGGTATGGAGATGTTCTTGGTAAAATCTGCAGTAGATGGTGCAACAGCCAGAGATTTAAATACTAGAGACTATAAAGCATTTGAAATGAACGGTGTAAAAGTTGGCGTAAACCAGCTTGAAGTTGTTGATTTAAGTGTGTTTGATGATAAAAAAGATATGATTTTTGAAGATATGGCTAAAATGAAAGAGGAAGAAGGACTTCATACAATGTTGGTTCTTTTAACGGATATTATGAAAGAGGGCTCTCAGCTTCTTTGTATCAGTGATGATGTTAGTAAAGTTGAGAATGCGTTTAACTGTAAACTTGAAGATAATCAAGTTTGGTTGGATGGCGTACTGAGCCGTAAAAAACAGGTAATCCCTTTCTTACAGCCTCAATTTTAA